TGCGGCCAGCTTTTGTGCGCGCCGCACTGGACGGATTTTTGCGCTGGTGCGTTAGGAAGGGGAAAGTTGGCAGGGACGCCGCGGCCACAAACACCAGCGGCGGCCCCGGCCGGCGCTCCGCTGGAGCCCGCACGAGAGTGGGCAAAAGTAGGGCTATTTCCGCTTGCTTTCAATCTTGCCCGAACCCTCTTATCAGACCCGAACTCCCGAGAGCCGATGCTCAAAGACTTGCGGATTAGACTCCTTCTGCTGCTGTTGGCCGTTACGGGTCTAGTCATTTCCTCGTCGGCGCCGCGCCTGCCCGACGACGGCACCCGGCCCATGTCGGTGGCGGAGCAAACCTGGGTGGACAGCGTATTCAACTCCCTGACGCCCGACCAGCGCCTGGGTCAGCTGTTTATGGTGGCGGCCTACTCCAACAAGGACCGTAAGCACGCGCAGTACATCGAGTTCCTGGTCAAGAACTACAACATCGGGGGGCTGATGTTTTTGCAGGGTGGCCCGCGCCGGCAGGCCTTGCTCACCAACCGCTACCAAGCGGCTGCCAAGGTGCCCCTGCTCGTGGCCATGGACGCCGAGTGGGGCCTCGATATGCGCCTCGACTCGTCCATGCACTTTGCCAAGCAGATGACGCTGGGCGCCATGGACGACGACCAGTACGTGTACCAGATGGGCCGCGAAATAGCCCTGAAGATGAAGGCCTTGGGCGTGCACGTGAGCTTTTCGCCGGTCGTGGATGTCAACTCCAACCCCAGCAATCCGGTTATCGGCAACCGCTCCTTCGGTGAAAACAAGGAGCAGGTGGCCCGGCGCGGTATTCAGTACATCCGCGGCTTGCAGGACCACGGCGTGCTGGCCGTAGCCAAGCACTTCCCCGGTCACGGCGACACTGATGTGGACTCCCACGTAGCCCTGCCAGTTATCAACTCCGACCTGGCCCGCCTGACCAACGTGGACCTGTACCCGTTCCAGAAATCGTTTGAGCAGGGCGTGATGGGCGTGATGGTGGGCCACTTGTATATGCCCTTGTTCGACACGGTGCGTACCTTATCGGCTACCATTTCCCGGAACCTGGTAACGGGCCTGCTCAAGGAGAAGATGGGCTACCGGGGCCTGGTGTTCACCGACGCGCTGAATATGAAAAGCGTGTCGAACCTGTACAAGGCCGGGGAGCTGGACGCCTTGGCCCTGGCCGCTGGCAACGACGTGCTCCTGTTTTCGGAAGACGTGCCCGTGGCCCTGGTGAAGATCAAGGAAGCCATTGCCGCCGGGCAGATTACCCAGGAAGACGTGGACCAACGGGTGCGTAAGATGCTGCGGGCCAAGTACTGGGCCGGCCTCAACCGCTACCGCCCCATCGACGTGCCCAACCTGATGACCAACCTGAACCGGCCCCTGAGCCGGCTGGTGCAGCAGCAGATTTACGAGCACGCCACCACCGTCGTCAAAAATGACGACGACCTGTTGCCCTTCCACCGCCTCGACACGCTGCGCATTGCGGCCGTCACCATCGGGTCGGAGGCCTCGACCTACCGCGAGATTATGGGCAAGTACCAGAGCGGCCCGGTGTACGCCGTGCCCAACCGCTACGCCCTCGACTCGACCTTTGCCCGCATTGCCGGCCGCCTGGCGCCCTACAATGTGGTGGTGGTGAGTTTGCACAACATGAACAACACGCCCACCCACAACTACGGCATCGGGGAAGGGGCGCTGAAGTTTCTGCAAGAGCTGCAAGCCAACCCGCGCGTCAAAACCGTGGTGGTGGCTTTCGGTAATGCCTACTCGCTCAAGCACCTGGAAGCCAGCCGCACGCTGGTGTGCGGCTACGAAGACAACTACCCCGCCCAGCTGGTGGTGCCCCAGGTGCTATTTGGGGCCCTGCCCGCCAAGGGCCGCCTGCCGGTCACGGTGTCCGAAACCCTCAAAGCCGGCCAGGGCCTGCCCACCCCCGACTTCCGCCGCCTACGCTACGGCACGCCAGAGGCCGTAAACCTCGACTCCCGCATCTTGGCCCAGATTGACAACGTGGCCCTGGAGTCGGTGGCTTACGCGGCGGCGCCGGGCTGCCAGGTGCTGGTAGCCAAGGACGGCATGGTGGTGTTCGACAAAAGCTACGGCTACTGCACCTACGACAAGTCGCAGCCCGTCAACAGCAGCACGCTCTACGACCTGGCGTCGGTGACGAAGGTGGCCGGCACCTTGCAGGCCATCATGTATCTGAAAGACCAGGGCCGCATCAACCTCGACGATAAAGTAGCGGCCTACCTCACGGAGCTGAAGCAAACCAACAAGCGCGACATGACCGTGCGCGACGTGCTGCTGCACCAGGCTGGCCTCAAGCCGGGCATTCCCACCTGGGAGCGAACCATCACCAAGGCCAGTCCCAAGCCCACGTTCTACGCCAGCACGGCTTCGCCCGAGTTTCCGCGCCCCGTGACGCCCGAGCTGTACAGCATCCGCACCGCCGACGACTCGGTGTGGACCTGGGTGCAGCGCTCGGGCCTGCTGCCCAAGGTGAAGGGCAAGTATCCGGTAGAGTATTCTGACCTGAGCTTTATTATTCTGAAGCGCTTGGCTGAAAAGGTGCTCAAGGAGCCGCTGGATGCGTTTTTGCAGAAGAATTTCTATCAGCCCCTGGGCCTGGGCACCATGACTTACAACCCGCTCACGCGGTTCCCGAAGTCGTGCATTGCCCCTACCGAGAACGACACCTACTTCCGGCGCACCCAGCTGCAAGGCACCGTGCACGACCAGTCAGCGGCCATGGTGGGCGGCGTGGGCGGGCACGCGGGCCTGTTCTCGAATGCCAACGACCTGGCCGTGCTGATGCAGATGAACCTGCAAAATGGCCGCTACGGCGGGCACCGCTTCTACCAGACGCCCGTAGTGACGGAGTTTGCCCGCAGCACCGAGGCCGGCA
This region of Hymenobacter sp. YIM 151500-1 genomic DNA includes:
- a CDS encoding glycoside hydrolase family 3 N-terminal domain-containing protein gives rise to the protein MLKDLRIRLLLLLLAVTGLVISSSAPRLPDDGTRPMSVAEQTWVDSVFNSLTPDQRLGQLFMVAAYSNKDRKHAQYIEFLVKNYNIGGLMFLQGGPRRQALLTNRYQAAAKVPLLVAMDAEWGLDMRLDSSMHFAKQMTLGAMDDDQYVYQMGREIALKMKALGVHVSFSPVVDVNSNPSNPVIGNRSFGENKEQVARRGIQYIRGLQDHGVLAVAKHFPGHGDTDVDSHVALPVINSDLARLTNVDLYPFQKSFEQGVMGVMVGHLYMPLFDTVRTLSATISRNLVTGLLKEKMGYRGLVFTDALNMKSVSNLYKAGELDALALAAGNDVLLFSEDVPVALVKIKEAIAAGQITQEDVDQRVRKMLRAKYWAGLNRYRPIDVPNLMTNLNRPLSRLVQQQIYEHATTVVKNDDDLLPFHRLDTLRIAAVTIGSEASTYREIMGKYQSGPVYAVPNRYALDSTFARIAGRLAPYNVVVVSLHNMNNTPTHNYGIGEGALKFLQELQANPRVKTVVVAFGNAYSLKHLEASRTLVCGYEDNYPAQLVVPQVLFGALPAKGRLPVTVSETLKAGQGLPTPDFRRLRYGTPEAVNLDSRILAQIDNVALESVAYAAAPGCQVLVAKDGMVVFDKSYGYCTYDKSQPVNSSTLYDLASVTKVAGTLQAIMYLKDQGRINLDDKVAAYLTELKQTNKRDMTVRDVLLHQAGLKPGIPTWERTITKASPKPTFYASTASPEFPRPVTPELYSIRTADDSVWTWVQRSGLLPKVKGKYPVEYSDLSFIILKRLAEKVLKEPLDAFLQKNFYQPLGLGTMTYNPLTRFPKSCIAPTENDTYFRRTQLQGTVHDQSAAMVGGVGGHAGLFSNANDLAVLMQMNLQNGRYGGHRFYQTPVVTEFARSTEAGNRRGLGWDRGDPSKPEGPTSNLSPASTFGHTGFTGTCVWMDPENKILYIFLSNRVYPDAGNNKLRQYNIRTRIHDVIYKSLQKT